The DNA segment CGGACAACATAGGCAGTAAAAAATGCGGAATAACAATTGAAGGGCCGGATGACACAGCTGCGGCTATCGAATCTGCAGAACTGCTGATAGTGACAGGCTCGACAATAGTAAACGAAACTCTCACTGACTTTTTAGTGGAAAACAAACCGACAATTTTCTTTGGAACCACTGTAGCCGCTGCGGCCGACCTTATGGGTTGGACTCGTTTTTGCGCAGAAAGTAAATAAAAGAACCCCATGGCGACTTGTGACACACACACCTACTATTGTGAGACAAAACGATACACACCTCCTTAACATCAGTATTTATGTGTGCTTTCACATATTAACTTCGTTATAATAACAAACATTACCGACTTACAACTTAATTTCTATTCATGAAACGATCCACATAGCCACTTCCTCCCCCAGATAACACACCGAAATATAACCAATATTTTTTGGACTCCTTTTTGCTTAGAGAATCTCTTAATGAGCACATAAAAAAGTGCCAAGGTGAACTGTTACTAGATTTACGGATATAAAAGATAGAGCACTGAACTGCATTTCTTTTATATCTGCTAGAACTAACAGCTTGACTTATTATGTCCATATAGACATATAAATTCTAGTTATAACAACACAATTCACCGGAAAGATCACTATTTTGAGATTCTGTGCTCATACAAACGGTGCATATAATAAGTATAAAATAAGACTCTGGAGCCACTACTCATGATGAAAACAGTGCCTGTTGAAGATTCCATAGGAAACGTACTTTGCCATGATATGACCCGCATTGTTCCGGGCGAATTCAAAGGGCCCGCTTTCAAAAAAGGGCACATAATCCGGCAGGAAGACATTCCCGTACTGCTCGAAATAGGCAAAGAACATGTCTATATTCTTACACTTGAAGACGGTCAGCTGCATGAAAATGATGCAGCAAGACGCATTGCAAAAGCTGCCGCAGGACCGGGCATCACTCTTTCCGGTATAAGCGAAGGCCGCATTAATATGAAAGCTTCCCCGGGATTACTTTCTATTAACGTTGAAGCTCTTGAACGTATCAACTCTATTGAAGAAGTCGTAATTGCAACCATGCATAACGGGCTTCAAGTTTCCACACCGCGCGACGTTGCCGGGACACGCGTTGTGCCGCTGATTATTGATGAAAGTAAAATTATCGAAGTTGAAAAAATCTGTAGAGAATGCGGCCCTATTGTCAGCGTTAAACCTTTCAGACACCTCAAAGTCGGCATTATCACCACCGGCAGCGAAGTATACAGCGGACGCATAAAAGACAAATTCGGCCCTGTTATACGCAAAAAATTTGATGCTCTTAATTCTGAAATACTTTCTCAGACTTTTGTCAGTGACGATCCGGAAATGACCCGTGAAGCCATCTTGAAATCCATTGATGACGGCGCACAAATGGTCGTGTTGACTGGCGGAATGAGCGTCGACCCCGACGATCAGACTCCTTCATCCATCCGCTCAACCGGAGCTGAAATAATAACATACGGTTCCCCAACTTTTCCCGGTGTCATGTTCATGCTGGCATACCTGAACGGTGTCCCGATTGTCGGGCTGCCCGGTTGCGTTATGTACTACCGGGCCAGCATTTTCGATCTTGTCGTGCCGCGTATTGTCGCTGGCGAACGTCCTACACGAAAGGAAATTGCAGCTCTCGGGCACGGTGGATTCTGCGCCGGATGTGACACTTGCCACTACCCGCTCTGCTCCTTTGGTAAATAGCAAATTGACGTCTGTTTCAGGCGCCTAATTATATTAAAACAGCAATAATTTTAAGGAGGCTACTTCGTATGATCAAAAGAACTCTCAAAGTTAACGGCGTAGAACGTGTAGTTATCGTAGAAAAAGATACTGCGCTTGCTACTGTTTTGCGCGAAAGCTTAGGTCTTACCAGTGTTAAAATCGGTTGCGGAACCGGACAATGCGGTAGTTGCTCTGTCATCGTAGGCGGAAAACTGAAACGCTCATGTTCCCTGAAAATGACCCGGATTGAGGATTACACCGAAGTAATAACTCTCGAAGGTATCGGTACTCCACAGCATCTACATCCGATCCAGATTGCATGGATGGCACACGGTGGCGCTCAGTGCGGATTTTGTACACCGGGCTTTATCGTCTCAACTTATGCATTGATTCTGTCAAACCCTTCTCCAAGCCGTGAAGATATTCGTGACTGGTTCCAGAAACATCGCAACGCATGCCGTTGTACAGGTTACAAACAGCTTGTTGATGCAACCATGGACGCAGCAGCAGTTATGCGCGGCGACATGAAAGTTGACGAATTACTCTTCAAAATGCCTGAAGACGGTCGCATCTGGGGTTCCAAATATCCACGCCCAACAGCTGTTGCAAAAGTTACCGGAACACTTGATTACGGCGCAGACCTCGGCCTTAAAATGCCTGAAGGCACTCTCAAATGTGCTTTGGTACAAGCAGAAGTTTCTCATGCAAATATAATTTCCATCGACACCAGCGAAGCTGAAAAGATGGAAGGCGTAGTAAAGGTTGTTACTCATAAAGATGTTAAGGGTAAAAACCTCATTACCGGCCTGATCACTTTCCCCACCAACAAAGGTGACGGATGGGACAGACCTATTCTCGCTGAAAAGAAAATCTTCCAGTTCGGTGATGCAATTGCCATTGTTTGTGCAGATACCGAAAAGCACGCAAAAGCTGCTGCTGAAAAAGTTGTCGTAAAACTGGAACAGTTGCCTGAATACATGAGCGCTCCTGCTGCTATGGCTGATGATGCTATCGAAATTCATCCCGGCACTCCTAATATTTACTTTGAGCAGAAAGTTGCCAAAGGTGAAGAATCTGCACCTATTTTTGATAAAGCAGATGCTGTTATTGAAGATAGTTTCTACGTCTCACGTCAGCCGCATATGCCTATCGAACCTGATGTAGGTTTCGCTTACCTTGATGACGATGGTAAACTTTGCATTCACTCCAAATCAATCGGCCTGCATCTGCATGCTGCCATGATTGCTCCGGGTATGGGCGTCGAAGTTGAAAACCTCATCATGGTTCAGAACTTTGCCGGTGGTACCTTCGGTTACAAATTCAGCCCGACCATGGAAGCACTCGTAGGTGTTGCATGTCTTGCTACCGGTAAACCTGTCTTCTTGAACTACACATGGTTCCAGCAGCAGACTTACACAGGTAAACGTTCACCATTCTTCACAACCGTACGTCTTGCTGCCGATAAGGGCGGTAAACTTCTTTCCATGGAAACCGACTGGATATGTGACCACGGTCCTTACTCAGAATTCGGTGATTTACTGACCCTTCGTGGTGCTCAGTTCATCGGAGCAGGTTACAACATCGACTCCATCCGCGGTGAAGGTCGCACAGTTTGTACCAACCACGCATGGGGTTCTGCTTTCCGTGGATACGGTTCAACAGAAGTTGAGTTTGCATCCGAAGTTCTGATGGATGAACTGGCTGAAAAATTGAATATGGACCCATTCGATCTTCGCTACAAAAACATCTACCGCGAAGGTTCCACAACTCCGACAGGACAGACTCCTGACGTTTTGAGTCTGGAAAAAATATTCGACACAGCCCGTCCTCATTACGATGCAGCCAAAAAACGTGTTGCAGCTAAATCTACTGACGCAATCAAGCACGGCGTAGGTATCGCACTCGGAGTTTACGGATCAGGTCTTGATGGACCGGACTCCGCAGAATCTGAAATCGAGCTTAATGAAGACGGTACTGTAACTATGTATGCCTGCTGGCACGATCATGGTCAGGGTGCTGACATGGGTGTACTCGGAACAGCGCATGAAGCTCTTCGTCCACTGAAGCTTGCTCCTGAAGAAATCAAACTGGTTATGAACGACACCCGCACCTGCCCTAACGGCGGCCCAGCTGGTGGTAGCCGTTCACAGGTTGTTGTCGGTAACTCCATTATCGCCGCATGTAGAGCGTTACTGGACAGCATGCGTAAGGCAGACGGAAGCTTCCGTTCTTACGACGACATGCGCAAAGAAAACAAAGCTCTCCGTTACAGCGGTGTATGGACTGCTCCTTGTACTGAATGTGATGCAAACGGTCAGGGTAACCCATTCGCATGTTACATGTACGGCTTGTTTATCATGGAAGTAGCTGTTGAACTCGCAACTGGTAAAACTTCAGTTGAGAAAGCAACTTTCGTGGCTGATATCGGTAAAATCAACAACAAACTCGTTGTTGACGGTCAGATGTACGGCGGAATTGCTCAGGGTATCGGACTTGCTCTCAGTGAAGATTATGAAGATATCAAAAAGCATTCTACCATGGTCGGCGCAGGTTTCCCTTACATCAAGCAGATCCCGGACGATATGGAACTTATCTATATTGAAACACCACGTCCTGAAGGCTCACATGGAGCATCAGGAACTGGCGAACTGCCTCTGACGTGTCCTCATGGTGCTATCATCAATGCGATCTACAACGCATCTGGCGCACGCATTACTAAACTTCCAGCTCTGCCTGAAAAGATTCTCGCAGCACTGAAAGCTAAAGCTTAATATATAACAGGTCGCGGCCGAACGCTTTAAAAGCGTACGGCCGCGACCATCTTTTTTACAGCTATGGGAGTATTATGGAACAGGGCTCACTTCACGAATGGGAAGCCAAATGTATTCAGGAAGAACCTCCCCGTTGCAAAGCAGCATGTCCGCTTCACGTGGACGGACGGGAATTCTGTAAACTTCTTGCAGCCGGGCAAACTGACAAAGCGTGGGCGGTCCTCTGCCGTACACTTCCATTTCCCGCTATAACTGCGCGCATCTGTGATGCCCCCTGTAAAAAAGCCTGCCTTCGTGAAGAAGTCGGCGGCGGTATAGAAATGGGTAGTCTGGAGCGATTCTGCGCTGAAAACGCAAAACGTACTCCTCCATTCAGACCTCTGCCCGCCCGCGGAAAAACAGTTGCTGTTCTTGGAGGATTTCTACCCGGCCTTGCCGCGGCTTGGGATCTTGCCAAAAAAGGTTTCACGGTCACAGTTTTTTTGAACAATATTTATGAAGCATTCGAAACACTGCCTCAAAAATCGTTGAGCATAGATATTTTCAAAAAGGAAATCGAAGTCATCAAAAAAATGGGCGTGACTTTTATTGAAAACAGTAAGCCAGACGAAAAACTCACCGAAGAGTGCCTCCAAAATTTCGATGCGGTATTTTCAGACCCGCTATCTTGTTGCGCTGAAAAACTAAAAATAAAAGTTCCTTCCGTTACAACTCTTGAGACTGAAAAAAATGGACTCTTTGCGGCCTCAATGCCCGTGAACGGTACCTCACCAGTCGCACTCATAGCAATCGGTCGCAAGGGAGCTTTATCCATTGAACGGTTCATGCAAAATGCGTCTCTCTCAGCCGGGCGTGAACGCGAAGAACCTTTTGAAACCAGACTCTATACGAATATCAGCAAAGTAGAACCGCTTGCCCCCGTGACTATTCCAGAAGCAGGTTACACCACCGAATCAGCACACGAGGAAGCTTCCCGCTGTTTGCTTTGCGAATGTATGGAATGCGTAAAAAACTGCGCCTATCTCGAAAATTTCAAGGGCTATCCTAAAGTTTTTGCCCGCCAGATATATAACAATGCTTCCATTGTAATGGGTACACGCAGAGCTAACAATCTCATTAATTCATGCATGCTCTGCGATTTATGCACAGAAATATGCCCCGAAAATTTCTCCATGAAAAATCTTTGTATAGAAGCCCGGCAGGATTTGGTTGAAAAGGGACATATGCCGCCTTCCGCCCATGAATTTGCTCTGCGGGACATGGAATTTGCTGACAGTGAAGTTTGCACCATCAACAAACATCAAGCCGGATTTGAACAAAGCGAATGGGCATTTTTCCCCGGTTGTCAGTTGCCTGCGTCAGATCCGAATGCAGTTAAAAAGGTTTATGATTTTCTCTGCAACTCCTTAACGGGAGGAACAGGGCTTATGCTCCGTTGCTGCGCTGCTCCTGCGGACTGGTCTGGGCGCATTGAACTTTTCAATAAAAAAGCGACCGATTTGCAAACAGACTGGGAATCATTAGGAAAACCTAAACTAATCGCGGCCTGCCCTTCGTGTCAGGAAACTCTGCACAAAGCCATTCCAGAAGCTGAAATAACATCATTATGGTCTGTGCTCTTCCAGCATCGTAAAAAATTAAGCCCAGTTATACCGGACACAATTCCGGCATTGCAAGACCCTTGCACCGCGCGACACAATGATAAACTCTTGACCGATGTGCGCGTCCTGCTTTCAGATTTGGACATTGAATTCACTGAACCGGAACTTTCAGGCCTTCATACGGAATGTTGCGGTTTCGGAGGATTGCTCAGCAATGCCAACGAACCTTTATCGAAAACAGTGGCAGAACGCCGGGCTTCAAAGCTGGCCGGAGACGGCATCACGTATTGCGCCATGTGTCGTGATCTACTTGCAAAAAGCGGAAAACGCTGTCTTCACATATTAGATGTAATTTTCCCGCCAGAAAACCTCGATCCTGCGGCACGCACCGTACCCCAATACTCTGAGCGCCGCGAAAATCGAGTCAGGCTTAAGGAGCAGATGCTGGATGTAATCTGGAAAACCCCATCTGCTCCTCGCCCTGGCTATGAATCTATTGCTGTCTCTTTCACAGAAAAAGCTAAAAAGCTTATGGAAGAACGCCGCATCCTTATTTCTGATATTCAAAAGACAATTACGGCAGTGCAAAAATCAGGGCAAGAACTCGAAAATATCGAGACAGGACACAAACTGGTATATTACAGACCTGTCACAGTCACTTACTGGGTTGAATTCGAAAAAACAGGTGAAAACAGTTACTTAATCCACAAGGTATGGAGTCACCGCATGCGCATACTCGGAGGTCGTAAATGAGCACCTTAAAAGTCCTTGATGATGATTTCTCCTCATGGAAATGCTCAGCATGTGGAAAAAATCTTGAGCCTGCACCTGTTGAGCTTGAATATCTTGAAAGCAGATTCACTGTTGAACTTCCGTCCTGCCCTGCGTGCGGACTGGTTCTCATTCCCGAAGACCTTGCTCTGGGGAAAATGGCGGAAGTGGAGAGTCTTCTGGAGGACAAATAAAAATGAACCCTACGGCCCCGATTGTTCCTCTTTGGGAACGCTCAACTCTACGGGATGCCGCCGGAAACACTTTGCGCCCCGGAGGACTGAGCCTCACAGACCATGCTATCTCATTAGCTCATATCCCGCGTTACAGTAGAGTACTGGACGTCGGCTGCGGCCTTGGTGCAACAGTTCATCATCTAAATGAATCTCACTCTTTTGAAGCATATGGCATAGACCGTTCAGCCGGACAGCTGGAAAAAGCTCACTCAGGACTTGCTCTTTCACAAGCAGATGCTACGAATCTCCCTTATTCAAACAATTTTTTTGACGCTCTAATTTGTGAATGTGTGCTTTCTCTTTTACCAGATATGTCAGAAGCACTTGCTGAATTTAAACGGGTTCTGAATTCATCCGGCACACTGATTCTCACCGACATTTATCAGCGGGGCCAAAACAGTTCCGGCAGTATCTCAGGCTCGTGCGTAACAAATCCTCTGAATATAAATCAGTTGGACAAAGCTCTCAGTGATCACGAATTTCATACAATTATTAAAGAAGATCACTCAAAGCTGCTTGCAGAACTTGCGGCGCGGCTCATTTTTACAGGAGAAAAGTCCATTATTCCTAAAGGGAGTTGTTGCGATAAACCCGGCTATATGCTGCTCATTGCCAAACTGAACGAACTCTAATTACGGAGATTTTTTCATATGAATGATACAGATCTGCGCATCCTTCAATTAAACGGTTCAGGCTATTGCTGCGCCCAGATAATAACACTTCTTTGTCTTGAAAATTTACAGCGCGAAAACCCTGATCTTGTGCGCTCCATGCAGGGCCTCTGCCTCGGCACGGGAGATTGTTCAGGAACATGCGGAATTCTAACCGGAGGAATATGCGCACTTGCACTCTACGGAGGCAAAGGGCTTGATAACGAGGAAAAAGATGACCGCCTTCCGTTAGTTGTAGAAAACTTTAGAGAATGGTTCAAAAGCACATCAATTAAACAATATGGCGGCATCTCCTGTGGCGATATCATCGGCGACGAATGCGGAGCACCAAAACCGGACCGTTGCGGCAAGCTGCTTGTTGAGGCCTACGCTCAACTCATACAACTCCTTGTTGACGCAGGATTTGATCCCTATTCCGGCAGGGAAACAAACGATGAATACTGATTTTAATATTTATGAAACAGCAAGTGTCTGTCCCGTCTGTTTAAAAAGAATTTCGGCCCAAAGAATTACTAAAAACGGTGAAACCCGCATTGTAAAAAGATGTATCGAACATGGCGAGTTCAGCACACCGGTCTGGCGCGGGGAGCCTAATATTCAAAACTGGGCACGGCCTAAAATTCCATCCGCACCTCCGGTTACAGATACAACTGTATCAAAAGGCTGTCCTTTTGATTGCGGCTTATGTCCCGAGCACAACCAGCATACATGCACCACTCTGATTGAAATCACATGGCGGTGCGATCTTAACTGCAAGATATGTTTTGCGTCAGCGGGAAATTCTGAACACCAGACACTGGTTAGACCGGAC comes from the Maridesulfovibrio ferrireducens genome and includes:
- a CDS encoding molybdopterin-binding protein, with amino-acid sequence MMKTVPVEDSIGNVLCHDMTRIVPGEFKGPAFKKGHIIRQEDIPVLLEIGKEHVYILTLEDGQLHENDAARRIAKAAAGPGITLSGISEGRINMKASPGLLSINVEALERINSIEEVVIATMHNGLQVSTPRDVAGTRVVPLIIDESKIIEVEKICRECGPIVSVKPFRHLKVGIITTGSEVYSGRIKDKFGPVIRKKFDALNSEILSQTFVSDDPEMTREAILKSIDDGAQMVVLTGGMSVDPDDQTPSSIRSTGAEIITYGSPTFPGVMFMLAYLNGVPIVGLPGCVMYYRASIFDLVVPRIVAGERPTRKEIAALGHGGFCAGCDTCHYPLCSFGK
- the trsM gene encoding DVU_1556 family methyltransferase, with the protein product MNPTAPIVPLWERSTLRDAAGNTLRPGGLSLTDHAISLAHIPRYSRVLDVGCGLGATVHHLNESHSFEAYGIDRSAGQLEKAHSGLALSQADATNLPYSNNFFDALICECVLSLLPDMSEALAEFKRVLNSSGTLILTDIYQRGQNSSGSISGSCVTNPLNINQLDKALSDHEFHTIIKEDHSKLLAELAARLIFTGEKSIIPKGSCCDKPGYMLLIAKLNEL
- a CDS encoding DVU_1557 family redox protein; the protein is MSTLKVLDDDFSSWKCSACGKNLEPAPVELEYLESRFTVELPSCPACGLVLIPEDLALGKMAEVESLLEDK
- a CDS encoding pyridine nucleotide-disulfide oxidoreductase/dicluster-binding protein encodes the protein MEQGSLHEWEAKCIQEEPPRCKAACPLHVDGREFCKLLAAGQTDKAWAVLCRTLPFPAITARICDAPCKKACLREEVGGGIEMGSLERFCAENAKRTPPFRPLPARGKTVAVLGGFLPGLAAAWDLAKKGFTVTVFLNNIYEAFETLPQKSLSIDIFKKEIEVIKKMGVTFIENSKPDEKLTEECLQNFDAVFSDPLSCCAEKLKIKVPSVTTLETEKNGLFAASMPVNGTSPVALIAIGRKGALSIERFMQNASLSAGREREEPFETRLYTNISKVEPLAPVTIPEAGYTTESAHEEASRCLLCECMECVKNCAYLENFKGYPKVFARQIYNNASIVMGTRRANNLINSCMLCDLCTEICPENFSMKNLCIEARQDLVEKGHMPPSAHEFALRDMEFADSEVCTINKHQAGFEQSEWAFFPGCQLPASDPNAVKKVYDFLCNSLTGGTGLMLRCCAAPADWSGRIELFNKKATDLQTDWESLGKPKLIAACPSCQETLHKAIPEAEITSLWSVLFQHRKKLSPVIPDTIPALQDPCTARHNDKLLTDVRVLLSDLDIEFTEPELSGLHTECCGFGGLLSNANEPLSKTVAERRASKLAGDGITYCAMCRDLLAKSGKRCLHILDVIFPPENLDPAARTVPQYSERRENRVRLKEQMLDVIWKTPSAPRPGYESIAVSFTEKAKKLMEERRILISDIQKTITAVQKSGQELENIETGHKLVYYRPVTVTYWVEFEKTGENSYLIHKVWSHRMRILGGRK
- a CDS encoding molybdopterin-dependent aldehyde oxidoreductase — its product is MIKRTLKVNGVERVVIVEKDTALATVLRESLGLTSVKIGCGTGQCGSCSVIVGGKLKRSCSLKMTRIEDYTEVITLEGIGTPQHLHPIQIAWMAHGGAQCGFCTPGFIVSTYALILSNPSPSREDIRDWFQKHRNACRCTGYKQLVDATMDAAAVMRGDMKVDELLFKMPEDGRIWGSKYPRPTAVAKVTGTLDYGADLGLKMPEGTLKCALVQAEVSHANIISIDTSEAEKMEGVVKVVTHKDVKGKNLITGLITFPTNKGDGWDRPILAEKKIFQFGDAIAIVCADTEKHAKAAAEKVVVKLEQLPEYMSAPAAMADDAIEIHPGTPNIYFEQKVAKGEESAPIFDKADAVIEDSFYVSRQPHMPIEPDVGFAYLDDDGKLCIHSKSIGLHLHAAMIAPGMGVEVENLIMVQNFAGGTFGYKFSPTMEALVGVACLATGKPVFLNYTWFQQQTYTGKRSPFFTTVRLAADKGGKLLSMETDWICDHGPYSEFGDLLTLRGAQFIGAGYNIDSIRGEGRTVCTNHAWGSAFRGYGSTEVEFASEVLMDELAEKLNMDPFDLRYKNIYREGSTTPTGQTPDVLSLEKIFDTARPHYDAAKKRVAAKSTDAIKHGVGIALGVYGSGLDGPDSAESEIELNEDGTVTMYACWHDHGQGADMGVLGTAHEALRPLKLAPEEIKLVMNDTRTCPNGGPAGGSRSQVVVGNSIIAACRALLDSMRKADGSFRSYDDMRKENKALRYSGVWTAPCTECDANGQGNPFACYMYGLFIMEVAVELATGKTSVEKATFVADIGKINNKLVVDGQMYGGIAQGIGLALSEDYEDIKKHSTMVGAGFPYIKQIPDDMELIYIETPRPEGSHGASGTGELPLTCPHGAIINAIYNASGARITKLPALPEKILAALKAKA
- a CDS encoding DVU_1555 family C-GCAxxG-C-C protein, which encodes MNDTDLRILQLNGSGYCCAQIITLLCLENLQRENPDLVRSMQGLCLGTGDCSGTCGILTGGICALALYGGKGLDNEEKDDRLPLVVENFREWFKSTSIKQYGGISCGDIIGDECGAPKPDRCGKLLVEAYAQLIQLLVDAGFDPYSGRETNDEY